The proteins below come from a single Leptotrichia sp. oral taxon 223 genomic window:
- a CDS encoding DKNYY domain-containing protein, whose protein sequence is MKSKFSKIVMLIFLVANLGMAEYIKKDNAVYYKDETEQADERKVENADFKTFVKLNDIYGKDGKSVFYLDKKLIDADVKTFQVIGEVNGKDKKYIYNYDEKMEINPKDFKLYRNKDKLLYFRNNGKLYIGGSFLEVEYVQDLNSFEVIDQGYSKDKYNIYYAGTPIYDVDKSTFQIIMPDYYAKDKNNVYSGYDKIKDANPDTIKILNQVYLKDDKNVFLNFGQKIKNADAATFEVIGENGAYGKDKNNVYYLGEKIKGADAKSFEVILEPSDLVQMYSKDKNNVFIGGRKIKEADLKTFERLSGTTYYSKDRNNLYYRELKIDKIDKKNLKILYSGGIDVVKNGNRIFAEGEKLNIKSPETFEIILSKYYNVPNLIYGKDDKNVYVISKSTKFDETYSSKIIKNADVNSFEVMKNNMYTKDKNNIYFTRNDVVKLEGADKDSFVIQENENDFSYDKNSVYFMGEKINGMNSNEFRIIDLNNKNESFYFLTDNKNLYKLITIFDGDSGKIAKTKLVTIENPKVDTKSFEVINKNFDTYYRDKNTVYYYDADFSKELKKLEAADSNSFVSLESDFGKDNRNIYYNGNKLEGVNSDGFEILDENAIIFKNKNNVYFLKAKNEEKKYKLIPLNFDSSSFKPVHKRSGYFKDKNGIYYFGYSNLEKLDTEKTEDIQNKLFFKIEGVDVPTFRELQFGYSKDRNRVYCKNKEVKGADAESFVIFYADEEIVVKDKNRTYENNCE, encoded by the coding sequence ATGAAAAGCAAATTTTCTAAAATTGTAATGCTTATCTTTCTTGTGGCAAATTTGGGAATGGCTGAATATATAAAAAAAGATAATGCTGTTTACTATAAGGATGAAACGGAGCAGGCTGATGAGAGAAAAGTAGAAAATGCGGATTTTAAGACATTTGTAAAATTAAATGATATTTATGGGAAAGATGGGAAAAGTGTTTTTTATCTTGATAAGAAGTTAATAGATGCTGATGTTAAGACTTTTCAGGTAATTGGGGAAGTCAATGGAAAAGATAAAAAATATATTTATAATTATGATGAAAAAATGGAGATAAATCCGAAAGATTTCAAACTTTATAGAAATAAGGACAAACTTTTGTATTTTAGAAATAATGGTAAACTGTATATTGGAGGAAGTTTTCTTGAAGTTGAATATGTTCAGGATTTGAATAGTTTTGAGGTAATTGATCAGGGTTATTCAAAGGACAAGTATAATATTTATTATGCTGGAACGCCGATATATGATGTTGATAAAAGTACATTTCAGATAATAATGCCTGATTATTACGCAAAAGACAAGAATAATGTGTACAGTGGCTATGATAAAATAAAGGATGCGAATCCTGATACGATAAAAATATTAAATCAGGTTTATTTGAAGGATGATAAAAATGTATTTCTGAATTTTGGACAGAAGATAAAAAATGCCGATGCGGCTACTTTTGAAGTAATAGGAGAAAATGGAGCTTATGGAAAAGATAAAAATAATGTCTACTATCTTGGTGAAAAAATAAAAGGAGCTGATGCAAAATCTTTTGAAGTCATTTTAGAGCCTAGCGATCTTGTTCAAATGTATTCAAAAGATAAAAATAACGTCTTTATTGGAGGTCGAAAAATAAAAGAGGCTGATTTGAAAACTTTTGAAAGGCTTTCTGGAACAACTTATTATTCAAAGGATAGAAATAATCTTTACTATCGGGAATTGAAAATTGATAAAATTGATAAGAAAAATCTTAAAATTTTGTATTCTGGTGGAATTGACGTGGTAAAAAATGGGAATAGAATTTTTGCAGAAGGGGAAAAACTGAATATAAAAAGTCCAGAAACTTTTGAAATAATTTTGAGCAAGTATTATAACGTTCCAAATTTAATTTACGGAAAAGACGATAAAAATGTGTATGTAATTTCAAAATCAACAAAATTTGATGAAACTTATTCAAGCAAAATAATAAAAAATGCCGATGTAAATTCTTTTGAAGTAATGAAAAATAATATGTATACAAAAGATAAAAATAATATTTATTTTACACGAAATGATGTTGTAAAGTTGGAAGGTGCTGACAAAGATAGTTTTGTTATTCAAGAAAATGAGAACGATTTCTCTTATGATAAAAATAGTGTATATTTTATGGGGGAAAAAATAAATGGAATGAATTCTAATGAATTTAGAATTATAGATTTGAATAATAAAAATGAATCTTTCTATTTCCTGACTGACAATAAAAATTTATATAAGTTGATTACTATTTTTGATGGAGATAGTGGTAAAATTGCAAAAACTAAATTAGTTACCATAGAAAATCCAAAAGTGGATACTAAAAGTTTTGAAGTGATAAATAAAAACTTTGATACTTATTATAGAGATAAAAATACTGTTTATTATTATGATGCGGATTTTAGCAAAGAATTGAAAAAACTGGAAGCAGCTGACAGTAACAGTTTTGTAAGTTTGGAATCAGACTTTGGAAAAGATAACAGGAATATTTATTATAATGGAAATAAATTGGAAGGCGTAAATTCTGATGGATTTGAAATTTTAGATGAAAATGCTATAATTTTTAAAAATAAAAATAATGTTTATTTTTTGAAAGCTAAAAATGAAGAAAAAAAATATAAACTTATTCCTTTAAATTTTGACAGCAGTTCCTTTAAGCCTGTTCATAAACGCAGTGGATATTTTAAAGATAAAAACGGGATTTATTATTTTGGTTATTCAAATTTGGAAAAATTGGACACCGAGAAAACTGAGGATATCCAAAATAAACTATTTTTTAAAATAGAAGGCGTAGATGTTCCGACATTCAGGGAACTTCAATTTGGATATTCAAAAGATAGGAATAGAGTGTATTGTAAAAATAAGGAAGTTAAAGGTGCAGATGCAGAAAGTTTTGTTATATTTTATGCAGATGAGGAAATTGTAGTTAAAGATAAGAATAGGACTTATGAAAATAATTGTGAATAA
- a CDS encoding thioesterase family protein has product METSDLKKKSFKLRVYYYDTDKMGVVYHSTYLKWMEMARTEYFRDVFPYKNMEDMGFILPVKTLNIEYINSAKYDEEIEISVKIEEINNIKIRFSYEMYNSDGVLKAKAETVNVFVDENGKLKRISNELLEKLTK; this is encoded by the coding sequence ATGGAAACTTCTGATTTGAAAAAGAAAAGCTTTAAACTTAGAGTTTATTATTATGATACTGATAAAATGGGAGTTGTGTACCATTCAACTTATTTAAAATGGATGGAAATGGCACGGACTGAATATTTTAGGGATGTCTTTCCATATAAGAATATGGAAGATATGGGATTTATTTTGCCAGTAAAGACGTTAAATATTGAATATATTAATTCGGCAAAGTATGACGAGGAAATTGAAATTTCTGTGAAAATTGAGGAAATAAACAATATTAAAATCAGATTTTCTTATGAAATGTATAATTCAGACGGGGTTTTAAAGGCAAAGGCTGAAACTGTAAATGTTTTCGTGGATGAAAATGGAAAATTAAAGAGAATTTCAAATGAATTGCTGGAAAAACTTACTAAATAA
- a CDS encoding DKNYY domain-containing protein — protein MKSRLSKIVILVFLVANLGMAEYIKKDNAVYYKDEIWQADEKKVNDADFKTFVELNKIYGKDSKNVFYEDGKLENADFKTFQAVGENIGKDKDNFYWYNQKVKINPKDFKFYKNKDKIVYFRNNGKIYDLKGLNELNEIEDVDTFEVLDDEYSKDKHNIYYGGVTLSDVDMDTFQIIMPNYYAKDKNSVYSRHKKIKGANPKTIKVLNIAYIKDDKTVFSDFSFSNTLKNADVKSFEALGQYYGKDKNNVYLMGKKIKKADVKTFQVISEESFDHYSKDKNNVYLETYIIEGADPKTFEIIKEEPSYSKDKKYLYYSGKKIDEIRDNLKIMSAGIFDIIINGNKIYANGSRLDIENPENFKIIKNDYYNNPNVIYGKNNKNIYVIIGNGQKIRSKVIKDADINSFEIMEIGAYSRDKNNIYFTHSDVVKMKNVDKDSFTIGEHGFSYDKNSVYFYGKKIDGISPKGFKIVDLAVNSGDSVTFALLTDSKNLYKFIYEFDPETYKLKNTKLVTVTNVKVDAPSFEIVKEDTGSYYKDKDSVFYYDMNKKELRKVEGGDRNSFVEMDNFFARDNKNVYYLGKQIRNISSEGFKFVGPDIAKNKNGVYFLKDETGTGDYEIVPLNFDGASFDIANKDTSNYFKDKNGIYYLDYGKLLNSESKDVQNAFIKLEGVDIPTFKAFGYGYSKDKNRVYCEYKELKGVDVSSFTVVLEDEGVVVKDKNRIYKNDCE, from the coding sequence ATGAAAAGTAGACTTTCTAAAATTGTAATTCTTGTCTTTCTTGTGGCAAATCTAGGAATGGCTGAATATATAAAAAAAGATAATGCTGTTTACTATAAGGATGAAATATGGCAGGCAGATGAGAAAAAGGTAAATGATGCCGATTTTAAGACATTTGTAGAGTTGAATAAGATTTACGGGAAAGATAGTAAAAATGTTTTTTATGAAGATGGAAAACTAGAAAATGCCGATTTTAAAACGTTTCAGGCAGTTGGGGAAAATATTGGAAAAGACAAAGATAACTTTTATTGGTATAACCAGAAAGTAAAAATAAATCCAAAAGATTTTAAATTTTATAAAAATAAGGATAAAATAGTATATTTTAGAAATAATGGTAAAATATATGATTTAAAAGGATTAAATGAACTTAATGAAATTGAGGATGTAGATACTTTTGAAGTACTGGATGATGAATATTCAAAAGATAAACATAATATTTATTATGGTGGAGTAACTTTGTCTGATGTGGATATGGATACTTTTCAGATAATAATGCCAAATTACTATGCTAAAGATAAAAATAGCGTGTATTCAAGACATAAAAAAATTAAAGGGGCAAATCCAAAAACAATAAAAGTTTTGAATATTGCATATATAAAAGACGATAAAACTGTTTTTTCAGATTTTTCTTTTAGTAATACACTTAAAAATGCAGATGTTAAGTCTTTTGAAGCATTAGGACAATACTACGGAAAAGATAAAAACAATGTGTATTTAATGGGAAAAAAAATAAAAAAAGCCGATGTAAAAACTTTTCAGGTAATTTCAGAAGAATCTTTTGATCACTATTCAAAAGATAAGAATAATGTTTATTTGGAAACATACATTATAGAAGGAGCAGATCCGAAAACTTTTGAAATTATAAAAGAAGAGCCGTCTTATTCAAAGGATAAAAAGTACTTGTATTATTCTGGGAAAAAAATTGATGAAATTAGAGATAACTTAAAAATTATGAGTGCAGGAATCTTTGATATTATAATAAATGGAAATAAAATTTATGCTAATGGAAGTAGGCTTGATATAGAAAATCCAGAAAATTTTAAAATAATAAAAAATGATTATTACAATAATCCAAATGTAATTTATGGAAAAAACAATAAAAATATATATGTAATTATAGGAAATGGACAAAAAATTCGTAGTAAAGTAATAAAAGATGCGGACATAAACTCTTTTGAAATAATGGAAATAGGTGCATATTCACGGGATAAAAATAATATTTATTTTACGCATTCTGATGTTGTGAAAATGAAAAATGTAGACAAAGACAGTTTTACTATTGGAGAACATGGCTTTTCATACGATAAGAACAGTGTGTATTTTTATGGAAAAAAGATAGATGGCATAAGTCCAAAAGGATTTAAAATTGTTGATTTAGCTGTTAATTCTGGGGATTCTGTAACATTTGCACTATTGACAGACAGTAAAAATTTATATAAATTTATTTATGAATTTGATCCTGAAACGTATAAATTGAAAAATACAAAATTGGTTACTGTAACGAATGTAAAAGTAGATGCTCCGAGTTTTGAGATTGTTAAAGAAGACACGGGAAGTTATTATAAAGACAAGGACAGCGTTTTTTATTATGATATGAATAAAAAAGAACTGAGAAAGGTCGAAGGTGGTGATAGAAACAGCTTTGTCGAAATGGATAATTTTTTCGCAAGGGATAATAAAAATGTCTATTATCTTGGGAAGCAGATTAGAAATATCAGCTCAGAAGGGTTTAAATTTGTTGGTCCAGATATTGCAAAAAATAAAAATGGTGTATATTTTTTGAAAGATGAAACTGGGACAGGAGACTATGAGATAGTACCTTTAAATTTTGACGGTGCTTCATTTGATATAGCGAATAAGGATACGAGCAATTATTTTAAAGATAAAAATGGAATTTATTATCTTGATTACGGTAAATTGTTAAATTCAGAATCAAAGGATGTACAAAATGCCTTTATTAAACTCGAAGGAGTTGATATTCCAACATTTAAAGCATTTGGATATGGGTATTCCAAAGATAAGAATAGAGTTTATTGTGAATATAAGGAACTTAAAGGGGTGGATGTTTCAAGTTTTACTGTTGTACTGGAAGACGAGGGAGTTGTAGTTAAGGATAAAAATAGGATTTATAAAAATGATTGTGAGTGA
- the rpiB gene encoding ribose 5-phosphate isomerase B, whose amino-acid sequence MKIAIGNDHAGVEFKNKIMKELRSKGYEIVNVGTDTLDSVDYPDIAKEVGEKVLAGEVNFGILICGTGIGISIAANKIKGIRAALCHNEYTAKLARLHNDANIIALGARVLGEDLGLACVEAFVNTEFEGGRHAKRVGKIEL is encoded by the coding sequence ATGAAAATAGCAATTGGAAATGATCACGCAGGAGTGGAATTTAAAAACAAAATAATGAAGGAACTGAGAAGCAAGGGATATGAAATTGTGAATGTGGGAACTGATACTTTAGATTCAGTTGATTATCCCGACATTGCAAAAGAAGTTGGTGAGAAAGTTCTTGCTGGAGAAGTAAATTTTGGAATTTTGATCTGTGGAACTGGAATTGGAATTTCTATTGCTGCAAATAAAATAAAAGGAATTCGTGCAGCTCTTTGCCACAATGAGTACACAGCAAAACTTGCAAGACTTCACAATGATGCAAATATTATAGCATTAGGAGCGAGAGTTTTAGGTGAAGATTTAGGGCTGGCTTGTGTTGAGGCATTTGTAAATACAGAATTTGAAGGTGGTAGACACGCTAAAAGAGTCGGAAAAATAGAATTGTAA
- a CDS encoding KH domain-containing protein has protein sequence MSKYFETVDFWVENLLDSTESYTIESNEKGKFVDITINVTKDDMGKVIGKNGRIITALRVLMSSVAKKDRKSVKIEVKEM, from the coding sequence ATGAGTAAATATTTTGAAACTGTGGATTTTTGGGTTGAAAATTTATTGGATTCGACTGAAAGCTATACGATTGAGAGTAATGAAAAAGGGAAATTTGTGGATATTACGATTAATGTTACAAAAGATGATATGGGGAAAGTGATTGGAAAAAATGGGAGAATTATTACAGCGCTTAGGGTTCTCATGTCTTCAGTTGCAAAAAAGGATAGAAAAAGTGTAAAAATTGAAGTTAAGGAAATGTAG
- the argH gene encoding argininosuccinate lyase, producing MKKMWEGRFHKETNKLLEKFNASITFDKRMYEEDITGSIAHSRMLAKQGIIAENEQKDIENGLLQIKDEIKKGEFEFRIEDEDIHMSIEKRLTQIIGSVAGKLHTARSRNDQVALDVRMYVRKEAREISKLLIKMENVLLGLAQKYKNVIIPGYTHLQRAQPILFSHHLMAYFQMFKRDISRIEDFLKRSDEMPLGAGALAGTTFNLDRHFVAEELGFSKPTENSLDSVSDRDFIIELAMIISVISMHLSRFSEEIIIWCTSEFSFISLDDAFATGSSIMPQKKNPDIAELVRGKTGRIYGNLMGILTTMKALPLAYNKDMQEDKEGIFDSIDNIKLSIEIFYLMLDTITVNNEKIYASMRTGFLNATDVADYLAKHNVPFRQAHKIVGEIVSYCEDKKIAIDDMKLEEFHKFSDVFKDDILSEITIENCVNKRNSFGGTSIKNVEMQIENGKKFLKNRNYVKNKKF from the coding sequence ATGAAAAAAATGTGGGAAGGGCGATTTCATAAGGAAACTAACAAATTGTTAGAAAAATTTAATGCGTCCATTACGTTTGATAAACGAATGTATGAGGAAGATATTACAGGAAGTATTGCACACAGCAGAATGCTTGCTAAACAGGGGATTATTGCAGAGAACGAGCAAAAAGATATTGAAAATGGGTTGCTTCAAATAAAGGATGAAATTAAAAAAGGAGAATTCGAGTTTAGAATTGAAGATGAAGATATTCATATGTCGATTGAGAAAAGATTGACACAGATTATTGGATCTGTGGCTGGGAAACTGCATACTGCTAGAAGCCGTAATGATCAGGTGGCTCTCGATGTCCGTATGTATGTGCGGAAAGAAGCCCGTGAAATTTCAAAATTGCTTATAAAAATGGAAAATGTACTGCTAGGACTTGCACAAAAATATAAAAATGTTATTATTCCTGGATATACACATTTACAAAGGGCTCAGCCAATTTTATTTTCTCACCACCTGATGGCTTACTTTCAAATGTTTAAAAGGGATATTTCAAGAATTGAGGACTTTCTCAAAAGAAGTGATGAAATGCCACTTGGAGCAGGAGCTTTGGCTGGAACTACATTTAATCTTGATAGACATTTTGTAGCAGAAGAACTTGGGTTTTCAAAGCCTACGGAAAATAGCCTTGATTCTGTAAGTGACAGGGATTTTATAATTGAGCTTGCAATGATTATTTCAGTAATTTCAATGCACTTGTCAAGATTTTCAGAAGAAATTATTATTTGGTGCACATCTGAATTTTCATTTATAAGTCTAGATGATGCCTTTGCAACTGGCTCTTCAATTATGCCACAGAAAAAAAATCCCGACATTGCCGAACTTGTAAGAGGGAAAACAGGCAGAATCTACGGAAATCTTATGGGCATTTTAACAACAATGAAGGCACTTCCACTGGCTTACAACAAGGATATGCAGGAGGACAAGGAAGGAATCTTTGACTCTATTGACAATATCAAACTGTCCATTGAAATTTTCTATCTAATGCTTGATACAATAACAGTAAATAATGAAAAAATCTATGCTTCAATGCGAACAGGATTTCTAAACGCAACAGATGTAGCCGATTACCTTGCAAAACACAATGTTCCGTTCAGACAGGCACATAAAATCGTTGGAGAAATTGTATCCTATTGCGAAGATAAGAAAATCGCAATTGACGACATGAAACTTGAAGAATTTCATAAATTCTCTGATGTTTTCAAAGATGACATTCTTTCAGAAATCACAATTGAAAACTGTGTAAACAAGCGAAATTCATTTGGCGGAACTTCCATAAAAAATGTTGAAATGCAAATTGAAAATGGAAAAAAATTTTTAAAAAATAGAAACTATGTTAAGAACAAGAAGTTTTAA
- a CDS encoding type II toxin-antitoxin system HicA family toxin, whose amino-acid sequence MKPKEMIKFLLRNGFVEINGGKGSHRKFFNQSTGRTTLVPYHSKELKKGMEHTILTQAGLKK is encoded by the coding sequence ATGAAACCAAAGGAAATGATTAAATTTTTATTGAGAAATGGTTTTGTTGAAATTAATGGCGGTAAAGGTTCTCATAGAAAATTTTTCAATCAAAGTACAGGCAGAACAACCTTAGTTCCATATCATTCTAAAGAATTGAAAAAAGGTATGGAACATACAATTTTAACGCAAGCAGGGCTTAAAAAATAG
- a CDS encoding DKNYY domain-containing protein, whose translation MKAKFFKVVLGIFILANLGMAEYVKRNNEIYYKFSKEDETGFKVENVDLNTFKILNDKYAKDGKSVYFSGNKSFEDVDSKTFEVLPNYYSKDKNNVYRPINEWIRKINGANPKTIKVLNQYYSKDDKNVFYDSDKILNADINSFVVLEGDHSHAKDKNLVYYSGEKIEGANPKTFKIISDGMYSKDDKNVYAAVDIIKGADPQTFRRIPETNYARDKNNLYYYFGDVKNLGKINEKDFKVLDNNLVKNGNEMYYLGEKVNIKNPEKFESIKVSDDKYILYGKDDENIYAVTSDEKHGYFKVIKNADKDTFEVMEKDTRYSKDKNNVYYAGYNVVQLQDVDKNSFAIGEENGFSYDKKNVYYAGRKLNDISSAGFKVTRLVNRPNLPINFLNDNKNIYKLIDVFDEETGELKSVKTAVVKNPKVDSKTFELFDHWENYFRDKNNVYYENELYKMGLKKIAGADRNSFEVLNDEFSKDKNNVYYYGNKINGVSPDGLEFVGNKFVFENHEDFVSFIKDKNNVYYLKGKIGNEKYEIIPLKVDSKSFKYSNNGFYELTNLNYTGYFEDKNGVYYFDGLAKLTPNNILSKVENADIPSFVQYMAGYAKDKNKVYCGTKEVEGADAESFAVFTIDGEYVIKDKNKIYKEF comes from the coding sequence ATGAAGGCTAAATTTTTTAAAGTTGTATTAGGAATATTTATTTTAGCTAATTTAGGAATGGCAGAATACGTGAAAAGGAATAATGAAATTTATTATAAATTTTCTAAAGAAGATGAAACAGGATTTAAAGTTGAAAATGTGGATTTGAACACATTTAAAATATTGAATGATAAATATGCGAAAGATGGTAAAAGCGTTTATTTTTCAGGAAATAAATCGTTTGAAGATGTGGACAGTAAAACTTTTGAAGTGCTACCAAACTATTATTCAAAAGATAAAAATAATGTTTATAGACCAATTAATGAATGGATTCGGAAAATAAACGGGGCAAATCCAAAAACAATAAAAGTTTTGAATCAATATTATTCAAAAGATGATAAAAATGTATTCTATGATTCAGATAAAATTTTAAATGCAGACATAAATTCGTTTGTGGTTCTGGAGGGAGACCATAGTCATGCAAAAGACAAAAATTTAGTCTATTATTCAGGAGAAAAAATTGAAGGTGCGAATCCAAAAACATTTAAAATAATTTCGGATGGAATGTACTCAAAGGATGATAAGAATGTCTATGCTGCAGTAGACATTATAAAAGGTGCAGATCCTCAAACTTTTAGAAGAATTCCTGAAACAAATTATGCCAGAGATAAGAATAACCTGTATTATTACTTTGGAGATGTTAAAAACCTTGGGAAAATAAATGAAAAAGATTTTAAAGTTTTGGATAATAATTTAGTTAAAAATGGAAATGAAATGTACTATTTGGGAGAAAAAGTGAATATAAAAAATCCTGAAAAATTTGAATCAATAAAAGTTTCAGATGATAAATACATTCTTTATGGAAAAGATGATGAAAATATATATGCAGTAACGTCAGATGAAAAGCATGGATATTTCAAGGTTATAAAAAATGCTGATAAAGATACTTTTGAAGTAATGGAGAAAGATACTAGATATTCAAAAGACAAAAATAATGTTTATTATGCAGGATATAATGTTGTGCAATTACAAGATGTAGATAAAAACAGCTTTGCTATTGGAGAAGAAAATGGTTTTTCATATGATAAGAAAAATGTTTATTACGCAGGAAGAAAACTAAATGATATAAGTTCAGCCGGCTTTAAAGTTACAAGACTTGTTAATAGACCAAATTTACCGATTAATTTTTTAAATGATAATAAAAATATATATAAACTTATTGATGTATTTGATGAAGAAACTGGAGAGTTGAAAAGTGTAAAAACAGCTGTTGTAAAAAATCCTAAAGTAGATTCTAAAACTTTTGAACTGTTTGACCATTGGGAAAATTATTTCCGTGATAAAAATAACGTGTATTACGAAAATGAATTGTATAAAATGGGCTTGAAAAAAATAGCGGGTGCAGATAGAAACAGTTTTGAGGTTTTGAATGATGAATTTTCAAAAGACAAAAACAATGTTTATTATTATGGAAATAAAATAAACGGTGTAAGTCCAGATGGATTGGAGTTTGTTGGAAACAAATTTGTATTTGAAAATCATGAAGATTTTGTTTCTTTCATAAAAGATAAAAATAATGTTTATTATTTGAAAGGGAAAATTGGAAATGAAAAATATGAAATAATACCTTTAAAAGTTGACAGCAAGTCCTTTAAATATTCTAATAATGGTTTTTATGAATTGACTAATTTAAATTATACTGGTTATTTTGAAGATAAAAATGGAGTTTATTATTTTGATGGATTGGCTAAATTAACTCCAAATAATATTTTATCTAAAGTTGAAAACGCTGATATTCCATCATTTGTACAATATATGGCAGGTTATGCAAAAGATAAAAATAAAGTATATTGTGGAACTAAGGAAGTTGAAGGTGCAGATGCTGAGAGTTTTGCTGTGTTTACTATAGATGGTGAATATGTAATAAAAGATAAAAATAAAATTTATAAAGAATTTTAG
- a CDS encoding histidine triad nucleotide-binding protein, giving the protein MSTIFKKIIDKEIPANIVYEDEEFLAFHDINPAAKVHVLVIPKKEIKSLDAATEEDALLLGKLQLTVAKVARILELDKDGYRVITNIGENGGQEVLHIHYHILGGEKLPVKLK; this is encoded by the coding sequence ATGTCAACAATTTTTAAAAAGATAATAGATAAGGAAATACCAGCAAATATCGTGTATGAAGATGAAGAATTCTTAGCTTTTCATGATATAAATCCAGCGGCAAAAGTTCATGTGCTTGTAATTCCAAAAAAAGAAATCAAAAGTTTGGATGCAGCAACTGAAGAAGATGCTTTATTGTTGGGAAAATTGCAGCTTACGGTAGCAAAAGTGGCTAGAATTTTGGAATTAGATAAGGATGGATATAGGGTTATAACTAATATTGGAGAAAATGGCGGACAGGAAGTTTTGCATATTCATTATCATATTTTAGGTGGAGAAAAGTTGCCAGTTAAATTAAAATAG
- a CDS encoding GNAT family N-acetyltransferase produces the protein MKEIRLAQEKDIPKIENLLEQILLIHHEGRPDIFKATGKKYTAKELTEMLNDSNKPIFVATDENNNIIGYIFCIFKQQTNHNVLTDIKTLFIDDLCVDESTRGQNIGKKLYDFALDFAKKEGCYNLTLDAWADNAGAVRFYEKLGMKVQKYVFEEIL, from the coding sequence ATGAAAGAAATTAGACTTGCACAAGAAAAGGATATTCCAAAAATAGAAAACTTGTTAGAACAAATTTTATTAATTCATCACGAAGGGCGTCCTGATATTTTCAAGGCAACTGGAAAAAAATACACAGCAAAAGAATTAACAGAAATGTTAAACGACTCAAACAAGCCAATATTTGTAGCAACTGATGAAAATAATAACATAATTGGCTATATTTTCTGTATTTTCAAGCAGCAGACAAATCACAATGTTCTAACTGATATAAAAACATTATTCATTGACGATCTTTGTGTCGATGAAAGCACACGTGGGCAGAATATTGGAAAGAAATTATACGATTTTGCTTTAGATTTTGCGAAAAAAGAAGGCTGTTACAATTTAACGCTGGATGCTTGGGCTGATAATGCTGGAGCTGTTAGATTTTATGAAAAATTGGGAATGAAAGTTCAGAAGTATGTTTTTGAGGAGATTTTATAA
- a CDS encoding type II toxin-antitoxin system HicB family antitoxin, producing the protein MLVYPAIFHKATEGGFIVVFPDFDNGATQGETLEEAMEMAQDYIGTYLYNDFINNNELPKASNIDDVEIKIGNDEKEFYIPNQSFKSYVSLDMQKYVKESKNQIVRKNVSIPSWLNEMAKRNNINFSNTLQKALKQELGI; encoded by the coding sequence ATGCTAGTATATCCAGCAATATTCCACAAAGCCACCGAAGGTGGATTTATAGTTGTTTTTCCAGATTTTGACAATGGTGCAACTCAAGGAGAAACATTGGAGGAAGCAATGGAAATGGCTCAAGATTATATAGGGACTTATTTATATAATGATTTTATAAATAATAATGAACTTCCTAAAGCCAGCAATATAGACGATGTTGAAATAAAGATTGGAAATGATGAAAAAGAATTTTATATTCCAAATCAAAGTTTTAAATCATATGTAAGTTTAGATATGCAAAAATATGTGAAAGAAAGCAAAAATCAAATCGTAAGAAAAAATGTATCAATTCCAAGCTGGCTAAACGAAATGGCAAAAAGAAATAATATAAATTTTTCAAACACTCTTCAAAAGGCTTTAAAACAAGAGTTAGGTATTTAA